One segment of Neobacillus endophyticus DNA contains the following:
- a CDS encoding alpha/beta fold hydrolase, with product MEIKRKRRWLKKVSMYGLGFLVVIFGGGFLYQWVGVHNDLPKYKPPGQLYNVFGRKMHVYSGGNGKVTIIFNAGWGTVNPYVDYYPLYNEINEQARYAVIDRFGYGYSDLTNRKRDIDNIVEESHSLLLKAKIKPPYILVGHSLGSLETIRFAQKYPSEVKGIVLLDGGSPEYYANQTPLTAVSYIQRFIVQSGVARALYHIHGFAESVASERNSLKKLPNKLKDLDRISTLLKANNKNITEEMQRSQLNARKVLNGKKPLDIPLTVITAGNFGKQDKVWLKSQAALTKWSVSGKQIIVEDSEHYVHQYRPDLVAKEILSMVNQ from the coding sequence ATGGAAATAAAAAGAAAACGGAGATGGTTGAAAAAAGTATCGATGTATGGGCTGGGCTTTTTGGTTGTTATATTTGGGGGCGGATTCCTTTATCAATGGGTGGGCGTTCATAATGATCTGCCGAAATATAAGCCTCCTGGACAACTGTACAATGTCTTTGGTCGAAAAATGCATGTTTATTCTGGTGGTAATGGAAAAGTGACAATCATTTTTAATGCTGGATGGGGAACCGTCAATCCTTACGTTGACTATTATCCGTTGTACAATGAAATCAATGAACAAGCCCGCTATGCTGTCATTGATCGGTTTGGTTATGGCTATAGTGATTTGACAAATCGCAAACGTGATATTGATAACATCGTGGAAGAATCCCATTCATTATTATTAAAAGCCAAAATAAAACCGCCATACATCCTAGTTGGACATTCACTTGGTTCCCTTGAGACAATTCGTTTTGCTCAAAAATATCCGAGTGAAGTAAAGGGTATTGTACTCCTGGATGGCGGAAGTCCTGAATATTACGCAAATCAAACACCTTTAACAGCGGTTTCGTACATTCAACGGTTTATTGTTCAATCTGGTGTGGCCCGTGCACTTTATCATATTCATGGGTTTGCGGAATCAGTAGCAAGCGAGCGAAATAGTCTAAAAAAGTTACCTAATAAACTGAAAGATCTTGATCGAATTTCCACCCTTCTAAAGGCCAATAACAAAAATATCACGGAGGAAATGCAACGAAGTCAACTTAACGCGCGGAAAGTGCTGAATGGTAAGAAGCCTTTGGACATTCCCTTGACGGTTATCACTGCAGGGAATTTTGGAAAGCAAGACAAAGTCTGGTTAAAAAGTCAGGCGGCATTAACGAAATGGTCAGTATCGGGTAAACAAATCATAGTAGAAGATTCTGAACATTATGTACATCAATATCGGCCGGATCTGGTAGCCAAGGAAATTTTGAGCATGGTCAATCAATGA
- a CDS encoding ArnT family glycosyltransferase: protein MNSKNEIQNEVSDKAQKSQSLFSTLFRGRKGDPPWERSALIILLVLTAIAYIGGLGQSGWANSFYSAAVQAGTKSWKAFFFGSIDASNFITVDKPPASLWVMELSARIFGMNSWSMLVPEAIEGVITVWILYMTVRRWFSARAALLSGVIFAMTPVAALMFRFNNPDALLILLLTASAYAFTRALEEGKTKWLVWASVFIGFGFLTKMLAAFFIIPVFVIVYLFFAPVSVRRRLVQIIISAVSVVVSAGWWVAIVQLVPAANRPYIGSSQKNSILDLIFGYNGLGRLTGNESGSGQKGGMGAPSGEMASHAANIGSQSGDITSHAMGGPGGGGNFGGTTGLTRLFNSQMGGQISWLIPAALILLVVAVWLVRRNWKSDRTVPAMLLWGGTFIVTGIVFSFGQGTIHPYYTIALAPAIGAIIGIGAEVLWKRQEQLVARIGLAAAIAATAAWAFVLLDRTPAWNPWLRIVVVVLGGLAAIAIIFGQRLGKKVMIGVAAAALAASLAGPFAFTIQTIATPHTGSMPTAGPTTTGEGFPGRFGGGQMPPGANSSNTPMGNSGNSSFGGFNGNNSGNNATSASNRINSSNAGPGATNWSNPGNSSIGGFNGNNSRNFNQGGPGGSNETPGSAIVNLLKQNASKYTWVAATVGSQSSAPYQLATGEPIMDIGGFTGSDPTPTLSQFKKYVSEGKIHYFINSGRGFDRMGGNTSKSRSNRETTNSDSKNSFQNGPMGGSSNSEIINWIQNNFKSVTVDGVTLYDLTQAK from the coding sequence ATGAATAGTAAAAATGAAATTCAAAATGAAGTGTCAGATAAAGCTCAGAAGAGTCAAAGTTTATTCTCGACATTGTTTCGAGGCAGAAAAGGGGATCCGCCATGGGAAAGGTCTGCGCTGATTATTTTATTGGTGTTGACGGCAATAGCATATATAGGGGGGCTAGGACAATCAGGCTGGGCCAATTCATTTTATAGTGCTGCTGTTCAAGCGGGTACAAAAAGTTGGAAGGCGTTCTTTTTCGGTTCGATTGATGCATCAAACTTTATTACCGTCGATAAGCCGCCCGCATCCTTGTGGGTAATGGAGTTGTCAGCTAGGATCTTCGGTATGAATTCCTGGAGTATGCTTGTTCCTGAGGCAATTGAAGGTGTAATCACTGTTTGGATTCTCTACATGACCGTTCGCCGTTGGTTTAGCGCTCGAGCAGCACTGCTTTCAGGAGTTATTTTTGCAATGACACCTGTAGCCGCACTCATGTTTCGCTTTAATAACCCTGACGCGCTACTCATTCTTCTGCTTACGGCGAGCGCCTATGCCTTTACAAGAGCACTTGAGGAAGGGAAAACAAAGTGGCTTGTGTGGGCTTCCGTCTTTATTGGTTTTGGATTTTTAACAAAAATGCTTGCAGCATTCTTTATTATTCCGGTTTTTGTGATAGTCTATCTATTTTTCGCTCCTGTATCGGTTCGCCGCCGTCTGGTACAAATCATCATTAGTGCGGTCTCTGTAGTGGTATCAGCTGGTTGGTGGGTGGCAATAGTACAGCTTGTACCAGCTGCAAATCGACCATATATCGGCAGTTCACAGAAAAATAGTATTCTTGATCTTATTTTCGGATACAACGGTTTGGGCCGGCTTACTGGAAATGAGTCTGGCAGCGGGCAAAAAGGCGGCATGGGAGCTCCTAGCGGTGAAATGGCAAGTCATGCAGCTAATATTGGTTCACAAAGTGGCGATATAACAAGCCATGCCATGGGTGGCCCTGGCGGTGGTGGGAATTTTGGCGGAACCACTGGTTTAACACGTCTTTTTAACTCGCAAATGGGAGGACAGATCTCTTGGTTAATACCAGCAGCACTCATTCTTTTGGTTGTGGCAGTATGGCTTGTCCGCAGAAATTGGAAAAGTGATCGTACTGTTCCGGCCATGCTTTTATGGGGCGGCACATTCATCGTCACAGGTATTGTGTTCAGTTTTGGACAAGGAACCATTCACCCATACTATACGATCGCACTGGCACCAGCCATTGGTGCAATCATAGGGATTGGTGCTGAAGTTCTTTGGAAACGACAAGAACAATTGGTTGCCCGTATAGGTTTAGCTGCTGCTATTGCAGCGACTGCCGCTTGGGCGTTTGTCTTACTTGATCGTACACCTGCGTGGAACCCTTGGCTGCGAATAGTGGTCGTAGTATTGGGTGGTTTGGCAGCTATTGCCATCATATTTGGCCAACGTCTAGGCAAAAAAGTAATGATTGGTGTAGCCGCAGCTGCATTGGCTGCCAGTTTGGCTGGGCCGTTTGCTTTTACGATACAAACAATTGCCACACCACATACAGGATCAATGCCAACTGCTGGTCCGACAACAACTGGTGAAGGTTTCCCTGGACGTTTTGGAGGCGGTCAAATGCCACCTGGCGCCAATTCATCGAATACACCAATGGGGAACTCTGGAAATTCAAGCTTTGGCGGTTTCAACGGAAATAACTCAGGTAATAATGCAACTAGTGCTTCTAACAGAATTAACTCAAGTAATGCAGGCCCTGGTGCTACCAACTGGAGTAATCCTGGAAATTCAAGTATTGGTGGTTTCAATGGTAATAATTCTAGAAACTTCAATCAAGGTGGTCCAGGAGGTTCAAACGAAACACCGGGAAGTGCCATCGTGAACCTGTTGAAGCAAAATGCTTCGAAATACACTTGGGTTGCTGCAACAGTAGGTTCACAATCTTCTGCTCCATATCAGCTTGCAACAGGAGAACCTATTATGGATATTGGCGGCTTTACAGGCAGTGATCCGACTCCTACACTCTCACAATTTAAAAAATACGTGAGTGAAGGAAAAATTCATTATTTCATTAACTCTGGAAGAGGCTTTGATCGAATGGGCGGCAATACTTCTAAAAGCAGATCAAATAGAGAAACAACCAACAGTGACTCTAAAAATAGTTTTCAAAATGGTCCAATGGGCGGAAGCTCAAATTCTGAAATCATAAATTGGATTCAAAACAATTTCAAGTCCGTCACAGTTGATGGTGTTACTTTATACGATTTAACTCAAGCAAAATAA
- a CDS encoding 5' nucleotidase, NT5C type produces MKLGFDIDDTLINLREHAFHIYNKKMDQNVPIDVFRQLERIEIHEPFGLTDDQGKEMWNQSLEVIYYTSCPPFPNAIETLNELEKKGHEIYYITSRPKEHGERTKEWLKSQGFPVQYDRFFYGMKDAEKIDIINELKLDYYFDDKPEVLNTLLNESKTKVFVRDQSYNRQLNFPRILDWSDLKKVIKDI; encoded by the coding sequence ATGAAACTTGGATTCGACATTGATGATACACTAATTAATTTAAGAGAACATGCTTTTCATATTTATAATAAAAAAATGGACCAAAATGTTCCAATTGATGTTTTTCGACAATTGGAAAGGATAGAGATTCACGAACCATTTGGATTGACGGATGATCAGGGCAAAGAAATGTGGAATCAATCTTTGGAGGTAATTTACTATACATCCTGTCCGCCATTTCCAAACGCAATTGAGACATTGAACGAATTAGAGAAAAAAGGTCATGAAATATATTATATAACTTCGAGGCCTAAGGAACATGGTGAACGGACGAAGGAGTGGTTAAAAAGCCAAGGTTTTCCGGTTCAGTATGATCGGTTCTTCTATGGAATGAAAGACGCTGAGAAGATCGATATCATTAATGAATTGAAACTGGATTACTACTTTGACGATAAACCGGAAGTATTAAACACTCTATTAAATGAATCAAAAACGAAAGTGTTTGTAAGAGATCAATCTTATAATCGACAGTTGAATTTCCCGAGAATATTAGATTGGTCTGACCTCAAAAAGGTAATAAAGGACATATAA
- a CDS encoding aromatic acid exporter family protein — protein MKIGLRTIKTALGAGISIWIAELLHLQFASFAAIICILCIEKTKKQSIRSSLERFAACTLSLVFSGLVFRLLGFNPLVFSLFILLFIPLLVRLRIQKGFVNSVVIVLHIFTLEKFTLPVALNEIQIVMIGVGVAILLNSYMPNVEKNLKETKAAIEEKFKKILFEFGAYLEKGDQGWDGKELLELEDELNKGKMLAIQYEENQLGMDKKGYYHYFDMRERQFIILNRMLPIVSSLNEDVVQRHVFAQFLYEISSDVKSDNTAYVHLQRLESQHKKMKELELPKSRLEFETRASVFHLMNEMEYYLITKMNYYDENQINV, from the coding sequence ATGAAAATTGGTCTAAGGACAATTAAAACAGCGTTGGGTGCCGGGATTTCGATCTGGATTGCCGAATTGCTTCATCTTCAGTTTGCCAGTTTTGCTGCCATTATTTGTATTCTTTGTATAGAAAAGACGAAGAAACAGTCCATCCGTTCATCTCTGGAACGCTTTGCCGCATGTACACTTTCATTAGTATTCAGTGGACTTGTTTTCCGATTACTTGGATTTAATCCGCTTGTCTTTTCACTGTTCATTTTGCTGTTTATTCCATTACTCGTACGTCTGCGCATACAAAAAGGATTCGTGAACAGTGTGGTGATCGTCCTTCACATCTTTACATTGGAAAAATTCACGCTTCCTGTTGCTTTAAATGAAATTCAAATTGTAATGATCGGTGTGGGAGTAGCGATCTTGTTGAACAGTTATATGCCAAACGTGGAAAAAAACCTAAAAGAAACAAAAGCGGCCATAGAAGAAAAGTTCAAAAAAATATTATTTGAATTTGGGGCCTACTTAGAGAAAGGTGATCAAGGCTGGGACGGGAAAGAACTATTGGAATTGGAAGACGAGCTTAATAAAGGGAAGATGTTGGCAATCCAGTATGAGGAAAATCAATTGGGAATGGATAAAAAGGGATACTATCATTATTTCGATATGCGTGAAAGACAGTTTATCATTCTAAACCGTATGCTTCCCATCGTTTCCTCTTTGAATGAAGATGTCGTCCAGCGTCACGTCTTCGCACAGTTCTTGTACGAAATCAGCTCGGATGTAAAGAGCGATAATACAGCCTACGTTCATCTTCAAAGATTGGAAAGCCAGCATAAGAAAATGAAAGAACTGGAATTGCCGAAATCCCGTTTGGAATTCGAAACAAGAGCATCAGTGTTTCATTTAATGAATGAGATGGAATATTATTTAATAACAAAAATGAATTATTATGATGAAAATCAAATTAACGTTTAA
- a CDS encoding winged helix-turn-helix transcriptional regulator → MENHLNQYSACPNPYGCSVEATLEVIGGKWKGVILYHLFSGTKRFNEFRRLMPDITQRMLTLQLRELEKDGVVHREIYKEVPPKVEYSLTDFGRTLEPIIRLIRDWGERYNHEIVLKRGKLDHTEP, encoded by the coding sequence ATGGAAAATCATTTAAATCAATATTCGGCTTGTCCAAACCCATATGGGTGTTCTGTGGAAGCAACTTTAGAGGTAATCGGTGGGAAATGGAAAGGGGTCATCTTGTATCATTTATTTTCAGGAACAAAGCGATTCAATGAATTTCGCAGACTTATGCCCGATATTACACAGCGAATGTTAACTCTACAGCTTCGTGAGTTAGAAAAAGATGGAGTCGTCCACAGGGAAATCTACAAAGAAGTTCCACCAAAGGTAGAATATTCGTTAACTGATTTCGGACGCACTTTAGAACCAATCATTCGGCTTATAAGGGACTGGGGTGAAAGGTATAATCATGAAATAGTTCTTAAAAGGGGAAAACTGGATCATACGGAGCCTTAA
- a CDS encoding LysE/ArgO family amino acid transporter — translation MLEPFIHGFILALGLILPLGVQNVFVFNQGALQPSYRRVLPVVITASLCDTLLILAAVLGVSLLILGSFWIKTILLMGGFIFLVYMGWNTWKSNPSNERKEMSVNFTFKKQVLFSASVSLLNPHAIMDTVGVIGTSSLNYQGEEKFIFAVACILVSWIWFLGLSIIGRISGKIDQSGNFLLFLNKISALVMWGAAVYLLLALIKQ, via the coding sequence ATGTTAGAACCATTTATTCATGGATTTATTCTTGCACTTGGATTAATCCTGCCTCTCGGTGTCCAAAATGTTTTTGTTTTTAATCAGGGAGCGCTGCAACCCAGTTATCGGAGGGTATTACCAGTGGTGATAACAGCTTCCTTGTGCGATACCTTATTAATTTTGGCAGCCGTTCTAGGTGTTTCCTTACTCATTTTAGGTTCATTTTGGATAAAAACGATCTTACTTATGGGCGGGTTTATTTTCTTAGTTTACATGGGATGGAACACTTGGAAAAGTAATCCAAGTAATGAAAGAAAGGAAATGAGTGTAAATTTTACATTTAAGAAACAAGTGTTGTTTTCAGCATCGGTTTCTTTGCTAAATCCCCATGCGATCATGGATACTGTGGGTGTCATCGGAACAAGTTCATTAAACTACCAAGGAGAAGAAAAGTTCATATTTGCTGTTGCGTGTATTTTGGTTTCATGGATTTGGTTTTTAGGCCTTTCAATAATTGGGCGAATTAGTGGGAAAATCGATCAATCCGGAAACTTTTTGTTGTTTTTAAATAAAATATCAGCCCTAGTAATGTGGGGAGCTGCAGTTTACCTTTTGTTGGCTTTAATAAAACAATAG
- the pdxR gene encoding MocR-like pyridoxine biosynthesis transcription factor PdxR, producing the protein MFTTDWKPNKSSPVPVHKQITDFIKGKIANGEWTIGYKLPPQRTLAKALGVNRSTVVTAYEELTAEGLIQGKSGSGTRVTNNTWNLLATTPPPDWRSYVTFGIHKPNLPTIQEINQAEFIPNMIRLGTGELSPTLIPVHSMKEVIKELSTKEISYGYGESKGLMPLREQISKYLMTTGIQASPSSILIVSGALQALQLISLGLLHKGSTVLTEKPSYLHSINVFQSAGIRLVGIPMDQDGMEANYLSHYKKTHKGALLYSIPSFHNPTGTVMSAERREQLLKICQQEQLPIIEDDVYRELWFNEQPPKPLKAFDKNGLVLYLGSLSKSLSPGLRIGWIVGPEPVIDHLADIKMQTDYGSSSLSQWAAVEWFSSGLYVQHLIELRNELKIRRDFTLNILNQYFSDLAEWGEPRGGFYVWVRLIPSISIRYLFETALLEGLLLNPGNVYDHQAEQYLRISYSFASLAELEYGLKRLATIIKQIAK; encoded by the coding sequence ATGTTTACTACTGATTGGAAACCAAATAAGTCATCTCCAGTACCCGTACATAAACAAATTACAGATTTTATTAAAGGGAAAATCGCAAATGGTGAATGGACAATCGGTTATAAACTCCCGCCCCAGCGCACCTTAGCCAAGGCTTTGGGTGTTAATAGAAGTACAGTGGTAACAGCATATGAAGAATTAACAGCAGAAGGTCTTATACAAGGAAAAAGCGGCAGCGGAACAAGAGTAACCAATAATACATGGAATCTATTAGCAACAACTCCTCCTCCAGATTGGCGTTCATATGTAACTTTCGGAATTCACAAACCCAATTTACCAACCATTCAAGAAATAAATCAAGCTGAATTTATACCAAACATGATACGATTGGGAACTGGAGAATTATCTCCAACTCTTATTCCTGTTCATTCCATGAAAGAAGTTATAAAAGAATTGTCTACTAAGGAGATTTCTTATGGCTATGGAGAATCAAAGGGATTGATGCCATTAAGAGAACAAATTTCAAAATATTTAATGACCACCGGCATTCAAGCATCTCCTTCTTCCATTTTGATCGTATCAGGTGCATTACAAGCCCTGCAGCTTATCAGTCTCGGCTTATTGCATAAAGGTTCTACGGTTTTAACCGAAAAACCGTCCTATCTTCATTCCATAAATGTCTTCCAATCCGCAGGTATCCGTTTAGTTGGTATTCCTATGGATCAAGATGGAATGGAAGCCAATTATCTTTCTCATTACAAAAAAACACATAAAGGTGCATTGCTATATTCCATTCCTTCTTTTCACAACCCTACTGGAACCGTAATGAGTGCAGAAAGACGCGAACAATTATTAAAGATTTGTCAGCAAGAACAATTACCTATTATTGAAGATGATGTTTATAGGGAATTATGGTTCAATGAACAGCCTCCAAAACCGCTTAAGGCTTTCGACAAAAACGGGCTTGTCCTGTATTTGGGTAGTTTGTCCAAATCATTAAGCCCCGGTCTTCGGATCGGTTGGATAGTTGGCCCAGAACCAGTTATCGATCACTTAGCAGATATTAAAATGCAAACGGATTATGGATCGAGTTCTTTATCTCAATGGGCAGCAGTAGAATGGTTTTCTAGTGGATTATATGTTCAACATCTTATTGAATTAAGAAATGAGCTAAAAATTCGAAGAGATTTCACCTTGAATATTCTTAATCAGTATTTTTCTGATCTAGCAGAATGGGGGGAACCAAGGGGAGGATTTTATGTTTGGGTCCGGTTAATACCATCAATATCCATTCGATATTTATTTGAAACCGCACTTTTGGAAGGCCTATTATTGAATCCTGGAAATGTTTATGATCATCAAGCCGAACAATACTTGCGCATTTCCTACTCTTTTGCATCTCTAGCAGAGTTAGAGTATGGGCTAAAACGTTTAGCAACCATTATAAAACAAATCGCCAAATAA
- a CDS encoding DinB family protein: MHFNMKEAIEILERTPQTLKYFLSGLSEGWLYCNEGEGTWNASEVISHLIEGEKENWIPRLEFILKEGENNPFPPFDRYSHLNEKVERSIEQKLLEFKRIRTENINRLKVLINTESQLHLTGYHPAFGTVKISELLSTWVVHDLTHISQIVRVMADRYRTDVGPWKEYLGILKK; the protein is encoded by the coding sequence ATGCATTTTAATATGAAAGAAGCGATTGAAATTCTTGAACGGACACCCCAAACATTAAAGTATTTTTTATCAGGTTTATCGGAGGGATGGTTGTACTGTAATGAAGGGGAAGGTACTTGGAATGCCTCTGAAGTGATTAGCCATCTGATCGAGGGAGAGAAAGAGAATTGGATACCTAGATTAGAATTCATTCTAAAGGAAGGGGAAAATAACCCGTTTCCTCCTTTTGACCGTTATTCGCATTTAAATGAAAAGGTGGAAAGGTCGATTGAGCAAAAGTTGCTTGAATTTAAAAGGATCAGAACAGAAAATATAAACAGGTTGAAAGTCCTAATTAATACCGAGTCTCAATTGCATTTGACAGGGTATCACCCTGCATTTGGTACGGTGAAAATAAGCGAATTACTTTCTACTTGGGTGGTCCATGATTTAACACACATCAGTCAAATTGTACGGGTAATGGCAGATAGATACAGGACAGATGTAGGCCCTTGGAAAGAATATTTAGGAATATTGAAGAAGTAA
- a CDS encoding FAD:protein FMN transferase, translated as MPSQVFTFRAMNSTFEIRIDSKYEIPYDQLTILNSETERLEQIMSRFRESSELTFLNRNIHKWNSVSDVMSHVLNRTEEKWFEMKGTFDPRVLSDLVQLGYAGSKVPQAPSQDYLFEWNNLGQVKFSTPIDLGGIGKGYTADHLSNLIERQYKNDLFGYFINAGGDMVVNGTQEDGSPWNIGVEDPIHSENDLSMALRISGEKTAICTSSVWKNKWEHNNQSVHHLINPWSHQPYQGNIVSVIALGKTCVDAEVYAKCLFIQDEQKNIAIPFLPHISINNQKEIQYSTELTPKISWFYSGFSFSDR; from the coding sequence TTGCCATCACAGGTGTTCACATTTCGTGCAATGAATTCGACATTTGAAATCCGAATTGATTCAAAATATGAAATTCCTTATGATCAATTAACCATTTTGAATTCCGAAACAGAACGTCTTGAACAAATCATGTCTCGCTTTCGTGAATCAAGTGAACTTACTTTTTTAAATCGAAACATTCACAAATGGAACAGTGTATCAGATGTTATGTCCCATGTTTTAAATAGAACAGAAGAAAAGTGGTTTGAAATGAAAGGTACTTTCGACCCTAGAGTCCTTTCTGATTTGGTCCAATTGGGGTATGCAGGTTCCAAAGTTCCTCAAGCCCCATCTCAAGATTACTTATTCGAATGGAACAACCTTGGACAAGTTAAGTTCTCAACTCCTATTGACTTGGGCGGAATTGGAAAAGGATATACCGCGGATCATCTATCCAATTTAATTGAACGCCAATACAAAAACGACCTTTTCGGCTATTTCATCAACGCCGGAGGGGATATGGTAGTTAATGGAACACAAGAAGACGGCAGCCCATGGAACATTGGAGTGGAAGATCCCATTCATTCAGAAAATGACTTGTCTATGGCATTAAGAATTTCTGGTGAAAAAACTGCTATTTGTACAAGTTCCGTATGGAAAAATAAATGGGAACACAATAATCAATCCGTTCATCACCTTATCAACCCATGGAGCCACCAACCTTATCAAGGGAATATTGTGAGTGTCATTGCACTTGGGAAAACATGTGTGGATGCTGAGGTTTATGCAAAATGTCTTTTCATTCAAGATGAACAAAAAAATATAGCAATTCCATTCTTACCTCATATTTCGATTAATAACCAAAAAGAAATTCAGTATTCTACTGAATTAACCCCGAAAATATCTTGGTTCTATTCAGGTTTTTCGTTTTCAGATAGATAA
- a CDS encoding DinB family protein, whose product MRSHTLQLYDFHVWANQRVLEHLKGLPKELYHQEIQSVFPSIADVFIHIYATDQTWLSVLSGDSFAEIAETRKQHIENTKGKSLEQIELLFLDLSKKFKAFLESHENLEQAICPEHPHFGKLHTHFYELVQHVVNHGTYHRGNITAMLRQLGYSGIMTDYVAYLYTRNRNE is encoded by the coding sequence GTGAGATCACATACTTTACAATTATATGATTTTCACGTATGGGCTAATCAAAGAGTTTTGGAGCATTTAAAGGGACTGCCAAAGGAGCTTTACCATCAGGAGATTCAAAGTGTTTTCCCTTCTATAGCAGATGTGTTCATACATATTTATGCTACTGATCAAACATGGTTATCTGTGTTGTCTGGTGACAGTTTTGCTGAAATTGCTGAAACTAGAAAACAGCACATCGAGAATACAAAAGGAAAAAGTTTGGAGCAGATTGAACTGTTATTCTTAGACTTATCCAAGAAATTCAAAGCATTTTTAGAAAGTCATGAGAATCTCGAGCAAGCCATTTGCCCCGAGCACCCTCATTTTGGCAAGCTGCACACCCATTTTTATGAATTGGTGCAGCACGTTGTTAATCATGGAACCTATCATCGTGGAAATATAACGGCAATGTTGCGACAATTGGGGTATTCTGGAATTATGACTGATTATGTTGCTTATTTATATACTAGGAATAGAAATGAATAG
- a CDS encoding DinB family protein: MEKHEYEWVKQTRQILLDQCKELKENDFTKELGFGFQSVRDTLVHVAGCYHAWLGSFVLSKTTSPLLPKEVINVMQIDDIQSYFQQADVYVDTVFEQFADQFDVMIEKESSWKVGSGTIRKTPHQLLIHSITHEFHHKGQIVAMLRLLGYIPKNTDILGLSEKEFVK, from the coding sequence ATGGAAAAACACGAATATGAGTGGGTAAAACAAACGAGACAGATATTACTAGACCAGTGTAAAGAATTGAAAGAAAATGATTTTACAAAAGAGTTAGGATTTGGCTTTCAAAGTGTAAGAGATACTTTAGTTCATGTGGCGGGTTGTTATCATGCTTGGCTGGGTTCTTTTGTGCTTTCAAAAACAACTTCACCGTTATTACCAAAGGAAGTTATCAATGTTATGCAAATTGATGATATTCAAAGTTATTTTCAACAAGCGGATGTATATGTAGATACTGTATTTGAACAATTCGCTGATCAATTTGATGTTATGATCGAAAAAGAGTCTTCTTGGAAAGTAGGGAGTGGGACGATAAGAAAAACACCACACCAATTACTAATCCATTCTATTACACATGAATTTCATCATAAAGGGCAAATTGTAGCAATGCTACGTCTGCTAGGTTACATACCTAAAAATACAGACATTTTGGGGCTGTCTGAAAAAGAATTCGTTAAATAA